Proteins from a genomic interval of Kitasatospora herbaricolor:
- a CDS encoding aldo/keto reductase — MTPAPLPTRRLGPLRVAAQGLGCLSTTSFYGRADPAEAMATLHEAIDRGVALLDTAAIHGMGAGERLVGRAVAGRRDEVLIATKVGLDRAPDGTFLGVRGDREFVRRSCEASLERLGVERIDILYKHWAYPGEPIEESMGALAELVAEGKVAHIGLSEMSAETIRRAHAVHPVAVVQSEWSLWAREIEAEVVPVCRELGIGIVPCCPLGRGFLAGQVRSAADLDHEQDFRRGLPRFTGTNLGRNLAVVEALREPARRHGVTLAQLALAWLQNQGPDVVPIPGTAGRAHLRENLAAAGVELSAEELALIAEAAAPGSVHGDRYPPALMSLVGN; from the coding sequence ATGACCCCCGCGCCGCTGCCGACCCGGCGGCTCGGCCCGCTGCGGGTCGCCGCCCAGGGCCTGGGCTGTCTCAGCACGACCTCGTTCTACGGCCGGGCCGACCCCGCCGAGGCGATGGCCACCCTGCACGAGGCGATCGACCGCGGGGTCGCCCTGCTCGACACCGCCGCCATCCACGGCATGGGCGCGGGCGAACGGCTGGTCGGCCGGGCCGTCGCGGGCCGCCGGGACGAGGTGCTGATCGCCACCAAGGTCGGCCTGGACCGGGCGCCCGACGGGACCTTCCTGGGCGTACGCGGTGACCGGGAGTTCGTCCGGCGCAGCTGCGAGGCCTCGCTGGAACGGCTCGGGGTCGAGCGCATCGACATCCTCTACAAGCACTGGGCGTACCCCGGGGAGCCGATCGAGGAGTCGATGGGCGCGCTGGCGGAACTCGTCGCCGAGGGCAAGGTGGCCCACATCGGGCTCTCCGAGATGTCCGCCGAGACGATCCGGCGCGCGCACGCGGTCCACCCGGTGGCCGTGGTGCAGAGCGAATGGTCGCTCTGGGCCCGGGAGATCGAGGCGGAGGTGGTCCCGGTCTGCCGGGAGCTCGGCATCGGCATCGTCCCGTGCTGCCCGCTGGGGCGCGGCTTCCTGGCCGGCCAGGTCCGGTCGGCCGCGGACCTCGACCACGAGCAGGACTTCCGGCGCGGTCTGCCCCGCTTCACCGGGACCAACCTCGGGCGCAACCTGGCCGTGGTCGAGGCGCTGCGCGAACCGGCCCGCCGGCACGGTGTCACGCTGGCCCAGCTCGCGCTGGCCTGGCTGCAGAACCAGGGCCCGGACGTGGTGCCGATCCCCGGCACCGCCGGCCGCGCCCACCTGCGGGAGAACCTGGCGGCGGCCGGCGTCGAGCTGTCCGCCGAGGAGCTGGCCCTGATCGCGGAGGCGGCCGCCCCCGGCAGCGTCCACGGCGACCGGTACCCGCCCGCCCTGATGTCCCTGGTGGGCAACTGA
- the gabT gene encoding 4-aminobutyrate--2-oxoglutarate transaminase, whose product MTVNSAHDLAGRREVVTEVPGPRSRQLQERRHRAVARGVGSALPVYVRAAGAGLLHDIDGNTFVDLCSGLGVTGVGNAAPDVVAAVRGQVSEFTHTCFLATPYEGYVAVCEELADLTPGDHEKRSALFSTGAEAVENAVKVARAATGRAAVVVLDHAYHGRTNLTLGLTARNNPFKQGFGPFTPEIHRIPASYPFRDPAGQTGEQAARRSLEALERQVGGENVAAVVLEPILGEGGFIVPAPGFLPEIARWCAEYGALLVADEIQSGFCRTGAWFASEHEGVVPDLVASAKGIAGGLPLSAVTGRAEIMDAVQAGGFGGTYGGNPVACAAALASIGVMRRDDLAGAARRIEQTLLGRLKDLQSRHEVIGEVRGRGAMIGVELVRPGTDEPAPELAQRIVAACHARGVFLLTVGTYGNVLRFLPPLVIPQGLLDDALDVLEECFAQVAAGGAG is encoded by the coding sequence GTGACCGTCAACAGCGCACATGACCTGGCCGGGCGACGCGAGGTCGTCACCGAAGTACCCGGCCCGCGTTCCCGGCAGCTCCAGGAGCGGCGCCACAGGGCCGTCGCCCGGGGGGTCGGCAGCGCGCTGCCGGTCTACGTCCGGGCCGCCGGGGCCGGCCTGCTGCACGACATCGACGGGAACACCTTCGTCGACCTCTGTTCCGGCCTGGGCGTCACCGGGGTCGGCAACGCCGCGCCCGACGTGGTGGCGGCGGTCCGTGGCCAGGTGTCCGAGTTCACCCACACCTGCTTCCTGGCCACCCCGTACGAGGGGTACGTGGCGGTCTGCGAGGAGCTGGCCGACCTCACCCCCGGCGACCACGAGAAGCGCTCCGCGCTGTTCAGCACCGGGGCCGAGGCGGTGGAGAACGCCGTCAAGGTCGCCCGGGCGGCCACCGGACGGGCGGCCGTCGTGGTGCTCGACCACGCCTACCACGGGCGCACCAACCTGACCCTGGGCCTGACCGCCCGGAACAACCCGTTCAAGCAGGGCTTCGGCCCGTTCACCCCCGAGATCCACCGGATCCCGGCCTCCTACCCGTTCCGGGACCCGGCCGGGCAGACCGGCGAGCAGGCCGCCCGCCGATCGCTGGAGGCGCTGGAGCGCCAGGTCGGCGGGGAGAACGTGGCCGCCGTCGTCCTCGAACCGATCCTCGGCGAGGGCGGGTTCATCGTGCCCGCGCCCGGGTTCCTGCCGGAGATCGCCCGGTGGTGCGCCGAGTACGGCGCGCTGCTGGTCGCGGACGAGATCCAGAGCGGCTTCTGCCGCACCGGCGCCTGGTTCGCCAGCGAGCACGAGGGCGTGGTGCCCGATCTGGTGGCCAGCGCCAAGGGGATCGCCGGCGGGCTGCCGCTGTCCGCCGTCACCGGGCGGGCGGAGATCATGGACGCCGTGCAGGCGGGCGGCTTCGGCGGCACCTACGGCGGCAACCCGGTGGCCTGCGCCGCCGCGCTCGCCTCGATCGGTGTGATGCGCCGGGACGACCTGGCCGGTGCCGCCCGCCGGATCGAGCAGACCCTGCTGGGGCGGCTCAAGGACCTGCAGTCCCGCCACGAGGTGATCGGGGAGGTCCGCGGTCGCGGGGCGATGATCGGCGTCGAGCTGGTGCGCCCCGGCACCGACGAGCCGGCCCCGGAGCTGGCCCAGCGGATCGTGGCGGCCTGTCACGCCCGGGGCGTCTTCCTGCTGACCGTCGGGACCTACGGCAACGTACTGCGCTTCCTGCCGCCGCTGGTGATCCCGCAGGGCCTGCTCGACGACGCCCTCGACGTGCTGGAGGAGTGCTTCGCACAGGTCGCGGCGGGAGGCGCCGGATGA
- a CDS encoding xanthine dehydrogenase family protein molybdopterin-binding subunit, giving the protein MTAPPVPASPVPVQAVPASPVAGAAAPAPAVGAPLTRLEGREKVTGAARYAGDVAHAGLAHGWVVRSTVARGRIVAVESAPVLAMPGVLAVLHHGNAPRMRELVAAFGPEPLIQILQNDRVPHQGWPVALVVAETLEQARAGAGALAVRYEREPHDVSFHAGRPDVYTPADSPSWAAETEKGDIEAGLAAARYVVDEEYTTPEEHHNAMEPHAAVARWADGRLDVVDSTQGPYNIAQDLATLFGLDPAVVRVRAEHVGGGFGSKGTIRPPVVLAVMAATVLDRPVRVVLTRRQMFTTVGYRSPTVQRVRLGADADGRLRAFDHQALCLTSTVHEFIEQSAGVGRVMYDADAHRTVHRAVRLDVPTPRWMRGPGEAPGAFAVECAMDELAERCGLDPVELRVRNEPAVGPVSGLPFSSRNLLACYREGARRFGWADRDPRPGVRREGHLLIGTGTAAATFPAGAAPSTASMTADADGTFTVRMAAADIGTGARTALAQLTADALGVTPDRVRVRIADSDFGQAMIAGGSMGTRSWALAIHLAAADLRERLAAAGGAVPPEGITVRTDTAAAVAALGQRERHAFGAQFAEVAVDVATGEVRVRRLLGIFAAGRIVNPLTARSQLIGGMIWGLSMALHEEAVRDAASGALVNGDLAGYHVAAGADVPLVEADWVDDPDTHDPTGIKGIGEIGIVGGAAAIANAVWHATGVRHRALPIRPDRVVRSF; this is encoded by the coding sequence ATGACGGCGCCGCCCGTGCCCGCCTCGCCCGTGCCCGTCCAGGCGGTGCCCGCCTCGCCGGTGGCCGGTGCGGCCGCGCCCGCCCCGGCCGTGGGCGCACCGCTCACCCGCCTGGAGGGCCGGGAGAAGGTCACCGGTGCCGCCCGCTACGCCGGCGACGTCGCGCACGCCGGGCTCGCCCACGGCTGGGTGGTCCGCTCGACCGTCGCCCGGGGCCGGATCGTGGCCGTCGAGTCCGCGCCCGTGCTGGCGATGCCCGGTGTCCTGGCAGTGCTGCACCACGGGAACGCGCCGCGGATGCGCGAGCTGGTGGCGGCGTTCGGGCCGGAGCCGCTGATCCAGATCCTGCAGAACGACCGTGTGCCGCACCAGGGCTGGCCGGTGGCACTGGTGGTCGCCGAGACCCTGGAGCAGGCCCGGGCGGGCGCCGGGGCGCTGGCCGTACGGTACGAGCGGGAGCCGCACGACGTGTCCTTCCACGCCGGCCGCCCCGACGTGTACACCCCCGCGGACTCGCCGTCCTGGGCGGCGGAGACCGAGAAGGGCGACATCGAGGCCGGACTCGCCGCCGCCCGGTACGTCGTGGACGAGGAGTACACCACGCCGGAGGAGCACCACAACGCGATGGAGCCGCACGCCGCGGTGGCCCGCTGGGCCGACGGCCGGCTCGACGTGGTCGACTCCACCCAGGGCCCGTACAACATCGCGCAGGACCTCGCGACGCTCTTCGGACTCGACCCGGCGGTGGTCCGGGTGCGGGCCGAGCACGTGGGCGGGGGCTTCGGCTCGAAGGGGACGATCCGTCCGCCGGTGGTGCTCGCCGTCATGGCGGCGACCGTGCTCGACCGTCCGGTCCGGGTCGTCCTGACCCGGCGGCAGATGTTCACGACGGTCGGGTACCGCAGCCCCACCGTCCAGCGGGTCCGGCTCGGCGCCGACGCCGACGGGCGGCTGCGCGCCTTCGACCACCAGGCGCTCTGCCTGACCTCCACGGTCCACGAGTTCATCGAGCAGAGCGCCGGTGTCGGACGGGTGATGTACGACGCCGACGCGCACCGCACCGTCCACCGCGCGGTCCGGCTCGACGTGCCCACCCCGCGCTGGATGCGCGGGCCGGGCGAGGCGCCGGGGGCGTTCGCGGTGGAGTGTGCGATGGACGAACTGGCCGAGCGGTGCGGCCTGGACCCCGTCGAGCTGCGGGTGCGCAACGAGCCCGCGGTGGGCCCGGTCTCCGGGCTGCCCTTCAGCAGCCGCAACCTGCTCGCCTGCTACCGGGAGGGGGCGAGGCGCTTCGGCTGGGCCGACCGCGACCCCCGGCCCGGGGTCCGCCGGGAGGGGCACCTGCTGATCGGCACCGGGACGGCCGCCGCGACCTTCCCGGCGGGAGCCGCCCCCTCCACCGCGTCCATGACCGCCGACGCGGACGGCACCTTCACGGTGCGGATGGCCGCGGCCGACATCGGGACCGGGGCCCGGACGGCACTGGCCCAGCTGACCGCCGACGCGCTCGGAGTGACCCCGGACCGGGTCCGGGTCCGGATCGCGGACAGCGACTTCGGCCAGGCGATGATCGCCGGCGGCTCGATGGGCACCCGGTCCTGGGCGCTGGCGATCCACCTGGCCGCCGCCGACCTGCGCGAGCGGCTGGCCGCCGCCGGCGGCGCCGTCCCGCCGGAGGGGATCACCGTACGCACCGACACCGCGGCGGCGGTCGCCGCGCTGGGGCAGCGGGAGCGGCACGCCTTCGGGGCGCAGTTCGCGGAGGTCGCGGTCGACGTCGCGACCGGTGAGGTGCGGGTGCGCCGGCTGCTCGGGATCTTCGCGGCCGGCCGGATCGTCAACCCGCTCACCGCCCGGAGCCAGTTGATCGGCGGCATGATCTGGGGGCTCTCCATGGCCCTGCACGAGGAGGCCGTCCGGGACGCCGCCTCCGGCGCCCTGGTCAACGGCGACCTGGCCGGCTACCACGTCGCGGCCGGCGCCGACGTACCGCTCGTCGAGGCGGACTGGGTGGACGACCCGGACACCCACGACCCGACCGGGATCAAGGGCATCGGCGAGATCGGCATCGTGGGCGGCGCGGCGGCGATCGCGAACGCGGTCTGGCACGCGACCGGCGTGCGCCACCGGGCCCTGCCGATCCGGCCGGACCGGGTCGTCCGCTCCTTCTGA
- a CDS encoding FAD binding domain-containing protein, with translation MREFGYRRAGDVSEAVALLAAEPGARYLGGGTNLVDLMKSGIERPELLVDVRGLPLDRIGTGPDGALRIGATVTNSDLAAHPEVRRRYPALAQAVLAGASGQLRNMATVGGNLLQRTRCGYFTDLAGPCNKRVPGTGCPALTGEHRNHAILGASPHCVATHPSDLAVALSAFDAVVDYRTPDGPGELPVAAFYRPVGDTPERETALPPGALITGVTLPAAPDGAASRYRKVRERASFAFALGSVAAVLDVRAGVVRDARLALGAVASRPWRARAAEQLLIGGPATAAAFGAAADAELKAAEPLPGNAYKVTLIRNLVVAVLTGLAEEAAR, from the coding sequence ATGAGGGAGTTCGGCTACCGGCGGGCGGGCGACGTGTCCGAGGCGGTCGCGCTGCTGGCGGCGGAGCCCGGCGCGCGCTACCTCGGCGGGGGCACCAACCTGGTCGACCTGATGAAGTCCGGCATCGAGCGGCCGGAACTGCTGGTGGACGTCCGGGGGCTGCCCCTGGACCGGATCGGCACCGGACCGGACGGCGCGCTGCGGATCGGCGCGACCGTCACCAACAGCGACCTGGCGGCCCACCCCGAGGTGCGCCGCCGGTACCCGGCGCTGGCCCAGGCGGTGCTCGCCGGCGCGTCCGGCCAACTGCGCAACATGGCCACGGTCGGCGGCAACCTGCTCCAGCGCACCCGCTGCGGGTACTTCACCGACCTCGCCGGACCGTGCAACAAGCGGGTGCCCGGTACGGGTTGTCCGGCGCTGACCGGCGAGCACCGCAACCACGCGATCCTCGGGGCGTCCCCGCACTGCGTGGCCACCCATCCCTCGGACCTGGCGGTGGCGCTCAGCGCCTTCGACGCCGTGGTGGACTACCGGACCCCGGACGGGCCCGGCGAGCTGCCGGTCGCCGCGTTCTACCGGCCGGTCGGGGACACCCCCGAGCGGGAGACGGCTCTGCCGCCCGGCGCCCTGATCACCGGGGTGACCCTGCCGGCTGCCCCGGACGGCGCCGCCTCCCGCTACCGCAAGGTGCGCGAGCGCGCCTCGTTCGCCTTCGCCCTCGGTTCGGTCGCCGCCGTCCTCGACGTCCGGGCGGGCGTCGTGCGTGACGCCCGGCTCGCCCTCGGCGCGGTCGCCTCCCGGCCCTGGCGGGCCCGCGCCGCGGAGCAGCTGCTGATCGGCGGCCCGGCGACCGCGGCGGCCTTCGGCGCCGCCGCCGACGCCGAGCTGAAGGCCGCCGAACCGCTGCCCGGCAACGCCTACAAGGTGACACTGATCCGCAACCTGGTGGTCGCCGTCCTGACCGGCCTCGCCGAGGAGGCCGCCCGATGA
- a CDS encoding 2Fe-2S iron-sulfur cluster-binding protein: MAPTTTSTVTLAVNGRTHTVSVDHRTTLLDALREQLGLTGSKKACDQGQCGACTVLLDGRRAVSCLQLAVAVQGRAVTTVEGLADGDRLHPVQQAFLDLDGYQCGFCTPGQICSAVAVIEEHAAGWPSAVTADLRPEAAPARLDAEEIRERMSGNLCRCGAYVSIVEAVARAAGAAGTVEVTAAAGAGARA; encoded by the coding sequence ATGGCTCCGACGACCACCAGCACCGTCACGCTGGCCGTCAACGGCCGGACGCACACCGTGTCCGTCGACCACCGCACGACCCTGCTCGACGCGCTGCGCGAGCAACTCGGCCTGACCGGCTCCAAGAAGGCCTGCGACCAGGGGCAGTGCGGCGCCTGCACCGTGCTGCTGGACGGCCGCCGGGCCGTCTCCTGCCTGCAGCTCGCGGTGGCGGTGCAGGGGAGGGCGGTCACCACCGTCGAGGGGCTGGCGGACGGCGACCGGCTGCACCCGGTGCAGCAGGCCTTCCTCGACCTCGACGGCTACCAGTGCGGGTTCTGCACCCCCGGGCAGATCTGTTCGGCCGTCGCCGTGATCGAGGAACACGCCGCCGGCTGGCCGAGCGCCGTGACCGCCGACCTGCGGCCCGAGGCGGCACCGGCCCGGCTCGACGCCGAGGAGATCCGGGAACGGATGAGCGGCAACCTGTGCCGCTGCGGCGCGTACGTGTCGATCGTCGAGGCCGTCGCCCGGGCGGCCGGTGCGGCCGGGACTGTCGAGGTCACCGCGGCGGCCGGTGCGGGGGCGAGGGCATGA
- a CDS encoding ABC transporter substrate-binding protein: MTDPLFNAACAAVVRPSGQRGGVLRLVTSADVDSLDPARTYYVWSWLLQRTMQRTVMAFAASPGPAGLRVVPDLAVAPGSTPDGGLTWHYTLRRGVRFEDGTPVTAHQVKYAVERVFAQDVLPGGPTYLIGLLDDPADPYPGPYRDARPGRPGLRAVETPDPYTLVFRLRRPFADFDYLMAQPTSAPVPPGADTGAGYERRPLASGPYRIGEYRPGRRLRLVRNPAWDRSTDPVRSALPDEIDVTVGLTPHEVDARVLAGEFDINLEGRGVQLESQRRIAADPALLARSDNPVTNFLQYISIQPQVPPFDDVHCRRAVHYAADRVALLEARGGGVFGGDLAAGLLPPGLPGHRPYDRYPAGPDGRGDLARARAELAAAGLPDGFETVVATQRGKFRVVADVLAHSLARVGIRARVAELDIAGYYRTGLGLPATVRERGLGLAVTDWGPDYPTEYGFLAPLVDGRLIKPGGGNHNFAELDDPRVNALIDAAQSAGTAQERAGLWAEVDRAVMEHAVILPMVYDRTLHVRNPGVTNVYVHPAFGLYDIQAMGVAR, from the coding sequence GTGACCGACCCCTTGTTCAACGCTGCCTGCGCGGCGGTCGTCCGGCCCTCGGGACAACGCGGCGGCGTCCTGCGCCTGGTGACCTCCGCCGACGTCGACTCCCTCGACCCGGCCCGCACCTACTACGTGTGGAGCTGGCTGCTGCAGCGCACCATGCAGCGCACCGTGATGGCCTTCGCCGCCTCGCCGGGGCCGGCCGGACTGCGCGTCGTCCCGGACCTGGCGGTGGCCCCCGGCAGCACCCCGGACGGCGGCCTGACCTGGCACTACACGCTGCGCCGCGGGGTCCGCTTCGAGGACGGCACGCCGGTGACGGCCCACCAGGTCAAGTACGCGGTCGAGCGGGTCTTCGCCCAGGACGTGCTGCCCGGCGGCCCGACCTACCTGATCGGGCTGCTGGACGACCCGGCCGACCCCTACCCGGGGCCGTACCGGGACGCGCGCCCCGGGCGACCGGGCCTGCGCGCAGTGGAGACCCCCGACCCGTACACGCTGGTCTTCCGCCTGCGGCGGCCCTTCGCGGACTTCGACTACCTGATGGCCCAGCCCACCAGCGCGCCGGTCCCGCCGGGCGCCGACACCGGGGCCGGCTACGAGCGCCGCCCGCTGGCCAGCGGGCCCTACCGGATCGGCGAGTACCGGCCCGGACGGCGGCTGCGCCTGGTCCGCAACCCCGCCTGGGACCGGTCCACCGACCCGGTGCGCAGCGCGCTGCCGGACGAGATCGACGTGACCGTCGGCCTGACCCCGCACGAGGTCGACGCCCGGGTGCTGGCCGGGGAGTTCGACATCAACCTGGAGGGGCGCGGGGTCCAGCTGGAGAGCCAGCGGCGGATCGCGGCGGACCCGGCGCTGCTGGCTCGCAGCGACAACCCGGTCACCAACTTCCTGCAGTACATCTCGATCCAGCCGCAGGTGCCGCCGTTCGACGACGTCCACTGCCGGCGGGCGGTGCACTACGCCGCCGACCGGGTGGCCCTGCTGGAGGCGCGGGGCGGCGGGGTGTTCGGCGGCGACCTCGCCGCGGGCCTGCTGCCGCCCGGGCTGCCGGGGCACCGCCCGTACGACCGCTACCCGGCCGGGCCGGACGGTCGCGGGGATCTCGCGCGGGCCCGCGCCGAGTTGGCGGCGGCCGGCCTGCCGGACGGCTTCGAGACGGTCGTCGCCACCCAACGCGGCAAGTTCCGGGTGGTGGCGGACGTGCTCGCGCACTCGCTGGCCCGGGTGGGCATCCGCGCCCGGGTGGCGGAGCTCGACATCGCCGGCTACTACCGGACGGGCCTCGGCCTGCCGGCCACCGTCCGGGAGCGGGGCCTGGGTCTCGCGGTCACCGACTGGGGGCCGGACTACCCCACCGAATACGGCTTCCTGGCCCCGCTGGTGGACGGCCGGCTGATCAAGCCCGGCGGCGGCAACCACAACTTCGCCGAGCTGGACGATCCCCGCGTCAACGCGCTGATCGACGCGGCGCAGTCCGCCGGCACCGCGCAGGAGCGGGCCGGGCTGTGGGCCGAGGTGGACCGCGCGGTGATGGAGCACGCGGTGATCCTGCCGATGGTCTACGACCGCACCCTGCACGTCCGCAACCCGGGGGTCACCAACGTCTACGTGCACCCGGCCTTCGGGCTCTACGACATCCAGGCGATGGGGGTGGCGCGGTAG
- the argJ gene encoding bifunctional glutamate N-acetyltransferase/amino-acid acetyltransferase ArgJ — protein MDLAVPQGYRSYTANMGLKDSAHDFAVVVSEVPAVSAAVYTKSRFAGPSVVLSRADTAAHKSRGMVVISRNANVATGKVGAAHAEEVRRLAAAKAGVLPEELVIGSTGVIGRPYPIESIREGIAAIPSPLPPADFEAAATAIMTTDTRAKSVHLRCGDAVVVGIAKGVGMIEPNMATLLTFFFTDAELAPDRLDAVFRRVIDRTFNALSIDTDTSTSDSAAVFANGLAGPVDEAEFEQVLYQAALSLVRNIASDGEGASKLLEVQVTGARDVAQAKRVGKIVVNSPLVKTSVHGADPNWGRVAMAIGKLDDDLDIEPSRIRIHYGDLEMFPEEPDDAMLERARKYLTADEVVIRIDLGIADGEFTVYGCDLTEGYIELNSGYTT, from the coding sequence ATGGACCTGGCAGTGCCGCAGGGGTATCGCTCGTACACCGCGAACATGGGGCTGAAGGACTCGGCCCACGACTTCGCGGTCGTGGTCTCCGAGGTGCCCGCCGTCTCCGCGGCGGTGTACACCAAGTCCCGCTTCGCCGGACCGAGCGTGGTCCTCAGCCGCGCCGACACCGCCGCCCACAAGAGCCGCGGCATGGTCGTCATCTCCCGCAACGCCAACGTGGCGACCGGCAAGGTCGGCGCGGCGCACGCGGAGGAGGTCCGCCGGCTCGCGGCGGCGAAGGCCGGGGTGCTGCCGGAGGAGCTGGTGATCGGCTCCACCGGGGTGATCGGCCGCCCGTACCCGATCGAGAGCATCCGGGAGGGCATCGCCGCGATCCCCTCGCCGCTGCCGCCCGCCGACTTCGAGGCCGCCGCCACGGCCATCATGACCACCGACACCCGGGCCAAGTCCGTCCACCTGCGCTGCGGCGACGCCGTCGTGGTGGGCATCGCCAAGGGCGTCGGCATGATCGAGCCCAACATGGCGACGCTGCTGACCTTCTTCTTCACCGACGCCGAACTCGCCCCGGACCGCCTGGACGCCGTGTTCCGCCGGGTGATCGACCGCACCTTCAACGCGCTCAGCATCGACACCGACACCTCCACCAGCGACAGTGCGGCCGTGTTCGCCAACGGCCTGGCCGGGCCGGTGGACGAGGCCGAGTTCGAGCAGGTGCTGTACCAGGCCGCGCTCTCGCTGGTCCGCAACATCGCCTCCGACGGCGAGGGCGCCAGCAAGCTGCTGGAGGTCCAGGTCACCGGTGCGCGGGACGTCGCCCAGGCCAAGCGGGTCGGCAAGATCGTGGTCAACTCGCCGCTGGTGAAGACCTCCGTGCACGGCGCCGACCCGAACTGGGGCCGGGTCGCGATGGCGATCGGCAAGCTCGACGACGACCTCGACATCGAGCCGTCCCGGATCCGGATCCACTACGGCGACCTGGAGATGTTCCCGGAGGAGCCGGACGACGCGATGCTGGAGCGGGCCCGGAAGTACCTGACCGCCGACGAGGTCGTGATCCGGATCGACCTGGGCATCGCCGACGGCGAGTTCACGGTGTACGGCTGCGACCTGACCGAGGGATACATCGAGCTCAACTCCGGCTACACCACCTGA
- a CDS encoding GNAT family N-acetyltransferase — protein MNASTPEVNGTSRAAELDAREWDGLVGPQDFFLSHRWLGSVEDTAGVPMEYFTLRRDGRAVAALATALADGAEPWKLGRTDSLLEYCAAEGFPQAEAFRAGLPGPAGPALMPGLVCGGRHLGRTRVLCGAEATRADVAELVRRAEDAAAARGGRSVAFLYVDEDDTLLGEVLDERGYDSFVSGRHSRLDVPAGGFEEYLARLSAHRRRRILAERRAVRAAGVEVRLEPLAAAPLPRLAELETRLLAKYGFADWRPEQTELVLHSVLERFGDDAVVSLAVADGTVQGFGLQLRHGDQWYAHRAGFDYDFQGRLPLYYEVLYYHLVQQAPAHGVSVIHYGLGSEEAKRSRGCRATTQRCYVLRPDAADRPAPA, from the coding sequence GTGAACGCGAGCACACCGGAGGTCAACGGCACCAGCCGCGCCGCGGAACTCGACGCGCGGGAGTGGGACGGCCTGGTCGGCCCCCAGGACTTCTTCCTGAGCCACCGCTGGCTCGGCTCCGTCGAGGACACCGCCGGCGTGCCGATGGAGTACTTCACCCTCCGCCGCGACGGGCGCGCGGTCGCCGCGCTGGCCACCGCCCTCGCCGACGGCGCCGAGCCCTGGAAGCTCGGCCGGACGGACAGCCTGCTCGAGTACTGCGCCGCCGAGGGCTTCCCGCAGGCCGAGGCCTTCCGGGCGGGCCTGCCCGGTCCGGCCGGACCGGCGCTGATGCCCGGACTGGTCTGCGGCGGCCGCCACCTCGGACGCACCCGGGTACTGTGCGGCGCCGAAGCCACCCGGGCGGACGTCGCGGAGCTGGTACGGCGCGCCGAGGACGCCGCCGCGGCGCGGGGCGGCCGGTCGGTGGCCTTCCTCTACGTCGACGAGGACGACACCCTGCTCGGCGAGGTGCTCGACGAACGCGGCTACGACTCCTTCGTCTCCGGCCGCCACAGCCGGCTGGACGTGCCCGCCGGGGGCTTCGAGGAGTACCTGGCCCGGCTGTCGGCCCACCGCCGCCGCCGGATCCTGGCCGAGCGCCGGGCGGTCCGGGCGGCCGGTGTCGAGGTACGGCTGGAACCGCTGGCCGCCGCCCCGCTGCCCCGGCTGGCGGAGCTGGAGACCCGGCTGCTGGCCAAGTACGGCTTCGCCGACTGGCGGCCCGAACAGACCGAGCTGGTCCTGCACAGCGTGCTGGAGCGTTTCGGCGACGACGCCGTGGTCTCGCTCGCCGTGGCGGACGGCACCGTCCAGGGCTTCGGGCTGCAACTGCGGCACGGCGACCAGTGGTACGCCCACCGTGCCGGCTTCGACTACGACTTCCAGGGACGGCTTCCGCTGTACTACGAGGTCCTCTACTACCACCTGGTGCAGCAGGCCCCCGCGCACGGCGTCAGCGTGATCCATTACGGGCTGGGCAGCGAGGAGGCCAAGCGCTCGCGCGGCTGCCGGGCGACCACCCAGCGCTGCTACGTGCTGCGGCCGGACGCCGCCGACCGCCCGGCCCCGGCCTGA